Proteins encoded by one window of Cheilinus undulatus linkage group 13, ASM1832078v1, whole genome shotgun sequence:
- the pex19 gene encoding peroxisomal biogenesis factor 19, with product MASGAGEKSTGHDAELDELLDSALDDFDKTSAPPAPEPAAASSSGSSGAEKPPLLEDCKLFETLFEGEMAAQAKEEWEKAMTELAQEEPELLQHFHKLSEAAGKVGTDTASQQEFTSCLKETLRGLAKNADNLQSSGLAGEDLVKALEGLGLDEGGEGGGDDGNILPIMQSIMQNLLSKEVLYPSLKEITAKYPEWLDANKPSLSPEDYQRYDQQSKIMGEICKHFEKEEEGVQDKESSFEHIMDLMQKLQDLGQPPKELAGDAPPGFNFDMESLNLPGGPGAGAAEQCSIM from the exons ATGGCGTCAGGAGCAGGAGAGAAGTCCACCGGACACGATGCAGAACTGGACGAATTATTGGACA GTGCCTTGGATGACTTTGACAAGACATCGGCCCCTCCAGCCCCAGAACCTGCAGCTGCTTCCTCCTCAGGCAGCAGTGGGGCAGAAAAG CCACCCTTGCTTGAAGACTGCAAACTTTTCGAGACTCTCTTTGAGGGGGAGATGGCTGCACAAGCCAAAGAGGAGTGGGAGAAGGCCATGACTGAGCTGGCCCAGGAGGAGCCAGAGTTACTGCAGCACTTCCATAAACTGTCAGAGGCTGCCGGCAAAGTTG GCACTGATACGGCATCCCAACAAGAATTCACGTCCTGTCTTAAAGAAACCCTCCGTGGTTTGGCCAAAAATGCAGACAACCTGCAG TCATCAGGACTGGCTGGAGAAGACCTTGTCAAGGCTCTTGAAGGCCTGGGATTGGATGAGGGTGGAGAAGGAGGTGGAGATGATGGAAACATCCTGCCCATCATGCAGTCTATCATGCAGAATCTGCTCTCTAAGGAAGTGCTCTATCCATCTCTAAAAGAGATCACTGCCAAG TACCCAGAATGGTTGGATGCCAATAAACCAAGCTTGAGCCCAGAGGACTACCAGCGCTACGACCAGCAGTCTAAAATCATGGGAGAGATCTGTAAGCACTttgagaaggaggaggagggagtacAGGATAAAGAGAGCTCGTTTGAGCACATCATGGACTTGATGCAGAAG CTGCAGGACCTGGGCCAACCACCTAAAGAGCTGGCAGGTGATGCG CCTCCAGGCTTTAACTTCGACATGGAGTCCTTGAATCTCCCAGGGGGCCCTGGGGCGGGGGCAGCAGAGCAGTGCTCCATCATGTGA
- the myadmb gene encoding myeloid-associated differentiation marker homolog, producing MAVVLKSSPLLWVRLAALVFSCVAFSLAIHGARLHHGTGDWCIFCWAFSFAGTLLVLLVELFGLQTRAPVSWKNFPITFACYAALLCLSASIIFPLYFVKGASTQDEVGNYRIVTTVFSCLATIAYITEVSISKARPGEVAGYMATAPGLLKVCETFVACIIFVFISDPPLYERHDALKYCMSVYCICFILSAVIILLCIGECTGCLPFSFARFLSGYALLAVVLYLSATIIWPVFNFDPKNGGTKHRPYNCSSGIGLCMWDKYMAVAVLTGVNFILYLVDLIYSTRLVFVSS from the coding sequence ATGGCTGTAGTCCTCAAATCCAGCCCCCTCCTATGGGTACGCTTGGCAGCCCTGGTCTTCTCCTGCGTGGCCTTCTCCTTGGCAATCCACGGTGCTAGACTCCACCATGGCACAGGAGACTGGTGCATCTTCTGCTGGGCCTTCAGTTTCGCCGGTACTCTTCTCGTCCTCCTTGTGGAGCTGTTTGGCCTTCAGACCAGAGCCCCTGTTTCCTGGAAGAACTTCCCCATCACCTTTGCCTGCTACGCCGCCCTGCTCTGTCTGTCCGCCTCCATCATCTTCCCCCTCTACTTCGTCAAAGGCGCCTCAACCCAGGATGAAGTCGGCAACTACCGCATCGTGACAACGGTCTTCTCCTGCCTGGCTACCATTGCCTACATAACCGAGGTTAGCATCAGCAAGGCGCGGCCAGGAGAGGTGGCAGGCTACATGGCCACAGCCCCCGGCCTGTTGAAAGTCTGCGAGACCTTTGTAGCCTGCATCATCTTCGTCTTCATCAGCGACCCGCCGCTGTATGAACGTCACGATGCACTCAAGTACTGCATGTCCGTCTACTGCATCTGCTTCATCCTGTCGGCGGTCATCATCCTGCTCTGCATTGGCGAGTGCACCGGCTGCCTTCCCTTCTCATTTGCTCGTTTCCTGTCTGGCTACGCCCTGCTGGCAGTTGTTCTCTATCTGTCAGCAACCATCATCTGGCCGGTCTTCAATTTTGATCCCAAGAATGGCGGAACGAAACACAGGCCCTACAACTGCAGCTCTGGGATCGGTCTGTGCATGTGGGATAAGTACATGGCAGTGGCCGTGCTAACCGGTGTGAACTTTATCCTCTACCTGGTGGATCTTATCTATTCCACCCGCCTGGTGTTTGTCAGCTCTTGA